CAAAATTGTGGAATAATTTGAGTTGTAGTATTtgatattataattttttaaccCTTTAAGGAAATTTCCCAAGTTTCTTCTTACTTTATAGTAAGTTTCCACTGTAAGTGTTTCTTTAATAACCCTTGGATTTGATCCTGATAAAAACTATTTACATGTTTACGTGACGACATAGAAATAATACCTacaaaaaaaccaggaaaaaaaaacggggagAATGACTAGTTGGCAATTTGGTGACTTGGTGATTTTGGTACTCgttctaaggaaaaaaaattaagaaaaaaaaacacaacatcaaaaattaaCCAATATTAAATGGTTGAGCCATACGTGGACATATATAGTTACTTCCTAACCATTGAACCATGTTACAATGTGATGCATGGATAATATTACGACAATAGAGATTAGCGTTAAGTGCAAAGAGGCATCGACAAAATTCCATATCACAACTCAATTGAGGGACGATACAGCCCGAATAGCAACTATCGTGACGAATACAGCATATATTAACTGAAAttatggagtttttttttcttgaatgagTCACATTCAATAATTCTCTGTGATTGGTTGAATGGATCATCCCATCCAACCAATCACAGAAAATCCTTAAcggcttactttttttttggcttagTGCACTTTTTCGAATGCGATCGCAGGCATTAGGTGTGGTCACTCTTGtttattgaagaaaacaaaaacaacatatcTGTGTTTACTCGTGCTACCTATGATAACAACCTATATATTTTACTGGATTCATGGAAAATCGACCATATTTGCATATTTGTGGAAAACAgattattatattttgaagTATAGAACCAGTAGGTAGATCACGCTATTACAATCAAGTAGGATCATTGTTTTAAAATTCCCCCACATTAATAGGATACG
The Necator americanus strain Aroian chromosome I, whole genome shotgun sequence genome window above contains:
- a CDS encoding hypothetical protein (NECATOR_CHRI.G557.T2); translation: MRGVHNRLLLILLIYVLISEGGTQVRFEDYQCGTDAPSRFLSYLMTSQCDQVGINICCIRHDSCYSGCIVPQLSCDMEFCRCLFALNANLYCRNIIHASHCNMVQWLGSNYICPRMAQPFNIG
- a CDS encoding hypothetical protein (NECATOR_CHRI.G557.T1) → MTSQCDQVGINICCIRHDSCYSGCIVPQLSCDMEFCRCLFALNANLYCRNIIHASHCNMVQWLGSNYICPRMAQPFNIG